The sequence ATATGATAAAATATTTCATTCGTATAAAGATAAATTGTTTAAGCACATGTGAAGATATATTAACTGCCATGGGTTTGATCTCTCTTAAGTGAATAATGTACTTTGGAGGATTAAGGTTCATAAACAATATAGTTAAgcgtttattttattataatacaaGTCTTTTTCGGTAATTTATTTCTATAACATGAGTTAAATACAATCAATGCTTTCATAAACTATCTTGGAGAGTTTGTGGAAATCAGTTAAAAGAAGTTTCTGGACAATGTTATAAGCTGTTTCAATAATCTATCCTTAAAAACCATGCAAGATTTTATGATAGTAGATAAGTTCAACTACCCATACAGAAAGGGCCTTAGTGTAGACATACAATTTGTTTATTAACACCTCATTTAATTCTAAAgggtttttttaatcttttttgatGATACAAAACCCTCTTCCAGCAATTGTGTAGTGTTATAATTTAAGTTTATGTTCTTTTGTTAGCATTGAGCCTGTGCTTATTTGCTTTTGGCAGGTCACTCCATCTACTCATTTCCTAAACGACCTTGGATTGGATGGTTTAGATGATGTAGAGATTGTGATGGTTCTTGAGGAAGAGTTTGGATTTGAAATTCCTGATAATGAAGCAGAAAACATTAACTCCATTAATCTTGCAATTGACTTCATTGCATCTCATCCTCAGGCCAAGTAGTGGAACTCATGAGGCTAGCTATAAAATATGTCTTTTCTTTATCATAAATTACGGTAAAATCATCCGACTTTAAGACATTTTTTGCCTTACTTGTTTGCTTCTATAATCAAACTTGTTTGCTGCTAGGTGTATGTATGTTGATAATGTGCTGAAATCTCAagcaaatattaaaaaatacataCAAGATAAGTTACGTGACGAAAATGTTGATAATGAGTGTGTCACTTACT comes from Vicia villosa cultivar HV-30 ecotype Madison, WI unplaced genomic scaffold, Vvil1.0 ctg.000359F_1_1, whole genome shotgun sequence and encodes:
- the LOC131627365 gene encoding acyl carrier protein 2, mitochondrial-like, which translates into the protein LNHQSSLHLLPNFTLRHFSEEVRGSFLDKSQVTDRVLSCVKNFQKVEPSKVTPSTHFLNDLGLDGLDDVEIVMVLEEEFGFEIPDNEAENINSINLAIDFIASHPQAK